A stretch of Anoplolepis gracilipes chromosome 12, ASM4749672v1, whole genome shotgun sequence DNA encodes these proteins:
- the Su(sable) gene encoding uncharacterized protein Su(sable) isoform X2 has product MAVESVPAAETLIQSNNDNDLEDGEIPSDEDDESVVPAANDASEASKPTPKSDPAKNKNFDAKFNKNKKQQSAQTTSKHFLKYKSPTEDWAGDVEKAIKAAMEEDGARNQEPKAKNKNNRNKVRKRVRDEKEEDRNKDQKKRKLSDDENTNEDEDEMLFVRGASPIRKDSQENNNSPRRTNEHENFDSNSDYEERPNINRHRENDSKRGTGRGGGGGGGGGGGGGNGGGSGGRRGGKNERGGKNKTRNQIRNDRNSRRQQNNDHGQEVDTICVYYMQGKCHRGDDCPYSHNALPPRKMELCKFYLMDCCAKRDKCLYMHHDFPCKFFHTGLKCNQGDNCKFSHQPLNEQVKGILLKHLETAPKEILGDFPRLSREGAMLMINNTARSLAQGQDTTNQKIPSLFELNLSAPTEKTDEKEDKEEQINLQKQANMRERKPSGKKTRWGSDEDRVPYEHIMLLQSANELGLQIPNAALGLATQQQAQKQSVAPDFYSERNIELNKSVENTNEDFTKDVGADDILDEPKKRKDVDLRQLLNAKKPPPVYSIADKVASLTKNKLDDESDQDEEAELVIEVPTEDEDKEKEKHLDNEQRDQAHDIYFSCTDEQETVPPHLPKKAQELFMRIQQQQRAAQDSFKNMDNDSSTRTDQIIEDWYSDDEDDDDDDDEDGNLTIVDSSKDEIEPIEKNQNVVVKEEFPSPPPASNMPQPAAIVDKLGDLSKFDISAEVSKLLSTIKAQSSTSNKTQQATNSSQIASKTKSTQDPKSDSEVSSNPRLSPGPSSVAAPVSRDPRMSRDPRQRREIEQKPSSPSISDVKRESQKPLRLETSIYSSGITAMDANMDTDLRTRADQDLRRQDMDFRQRFQTSEFGDTDLRVKSDVDLRQILSLPFKPAPAHKPCTEIDASIASHPPMPYKVYVVDIPRPDYTGLKLTKEDAQVKYDPRLRKIFRIVQPELADSPMSPPPQMKQEIPKSPPQCTVRTDPRRKTLEAAASNQQSSSQNAINASKGMQPQPMEAMGPNMGLGPGMQVGPPGMPGPPSGGMPGPPQGMMGPMGPNYPMNMGPMRPMMNPGPMPPPMGMPHGGGGMGMNGPVPMPSQNQMNFDPRFNVQRNNGAGLLGPAPVPSYDGGPPYPCANSYNNFGGPGGGGTGESSMMGFNPNGSNGPNFGPIGDDWGPGNNRQRGGRIRRRNRNRTNIVTNN; this is encoded by the exons ATGGCAGTAGAGAGTGTTCCCGCGGCTGAGACTCTAATCCAAAG CAATAATGATAACGATTTGGAAGATGGAGAAATTCCATCAGATGAAGACGACGAATCAGTCGTCCCTGCAGCAAATGATGCATCAGAGGCTAGTAAACCAACACCGAAGTCAGATCCtgcaaagaataaaaacttTGATGCAAAGtttaacaagaataaaaagcaGCAGTCTGCACAGACAACTAGTAAGcactttttgaaatataagagTCCAACCGAAGATTGGGCTGGAGATGTTGAAAAAGCCATCAAGGCTGCAATGGAAGAAGATGGAGCAAGAAATCAGGAACCCAAAGcaaagaacaaaaataataggAATAAAGTTCGGAAAAGAGTTCGTGATGAGAAAGAAGAGGATCGAAATAAAGATCAAAAG AAGCGAAAATTGAGTGACGACGAGAACACCAACGAGGATGAAGATGAAATGCTTTTTGTACGAGGAGCCTCACCCATCAGAAAAGATtctcaagaaaataataattctcccAGACGTACAAACGAGCACGAAAATTTTGACAGCAATTCGGATTATGAAGAAAGACCTAATATAAATCGACATAGAGAAAATGATAGCAAACGCGGCACTGGAcgtggaggaggaggaggaggtggTGGAGGTGGAGGTGGAGGAAATGGAGGAGGAAGTGGAG GACGTCGCGGTGGCAAAAATGAACGTGGTGGTAAAAACAAAACTCGGAATCAAATCCGAAACGATCGAAATAGTCGTCGGCAGCAGAATAATGATCATGGGCAGGAAGTAGATACTATCTGTGTATACTACATGCAAGGAAAGTGTCATAGGGGAGACGATTGTCCATATTCGCATAACGCTTTACCACCCAGAAAAATGGaattgtgcaaattttatcttatggATTGTTGTGCTAAACGTGACAAATGTCTGTATATGCATCACGATTTTCCTTGCAAGTTCTTCCATACTGGTCTGAAATGTAATCAGGGAGACAATTGTAAATTCTCGCATCAACCTTTGAATGAACAG gTAAAGGGTATTCTTTTGAAACACTTGGAAACTGCACCAAAGGAAATTCTTGGTGATTTCCCAAGATTAAGTAGAGAGGGTGCAatgttaatgataaataatacagCACGTTCGTTAGCCCAAGGTCAAGATACAACAAATCAAAAGATTCCCAGTCTTTTCGAATTGAATCTATCAGCACCTACAGAAAAAACTGATGAAAAAGAGGACAAAG AAGAACAAATAAATCTACAAAAACAAGCCAACATGAGGGAGAGGAAACCTTCCGGAAAGAAGACGAGATGGGGTTCGGATGAGGATAGAGTTCCCTATGAGCATATTATGCTACTACAATCAGCAAATGAACTTGGTCTTCAAATTCCAAATGCTGCATTAGGTTTAGCCACACAGCAACAAGCACAAAAGCAATCTGTTGCACCAGATTTCTATAgtgaaagaaatatagaattaaataaaagtgtagAAAACACGAATGAAGATTTTACAAAGGATGTAGGAGCAGATGATATATTAGATGag ccgaaaaagagaaaagacgTTGACTTAAGGCAATTACTGAACGCAAAGAAACCACCACCTGTTTATAGTATAGCTGACAAAGTGGCAAGTCTTACGAAAAATAAACTCGATGACGAGAGTGATCAAGACGAAGAAGCGGAACTCGTTATCGAAGTACCGACTGAAGATGAagataaggaaaaagaaaagcatCTCGATAACGAACAAA gaGATCAAGCTCACGACATTTACTTTTCCTGTACGGATGAACAAGAAACAGTGCCGCCTCATTTGCCGAAAAAGGCGCAAGAGCTATTCATGCGAATACAGCAACAGCAACGCGCAGCACAGGACAGTTTCAAAAACATGGATAACGATTCCAGCACACGTACTGATCAAATTATTGAGGATTGGTACTcggacgacgaggacgacgatgacgatgacgatgaagACGGTAATCTTACTATAGTGGACAGTTCAAAGGATGAAATCGAGCCCATCGAGAAAAATCAGAACGTCGTTGTCAAGGAAGAGTTTCCGTCCCCGCCACCCGCGTCCAACATGCCCCAACCGGCTGCTATCGTGGATAAATTAGGCGACTTGAGCAAGTTCGACATTAGTGCCGAAGTGTCTAAGCTGTTATCCACTATAAAAGCTCAAAGCTCAACGAGTAACAAAACGCAACAAGCAACTAACTCGAGCCAAATCGCATCCAAAACTAAATCGACACAAGATCCCAAGTCAGACAGCGAGGTGTCATCTAATCCGAGACTATCACCAGGACCAAGTTCGGTTGCTGCACCTGTGTCAAGAGATCCGCGAATGTCTCGAGATCCCAGGCAGCGTCGAGAAATAGAACAGAAGCCGAGCAGTCCGAGTATATCCGATGTTAAGAGAGAATCACAGAAGCCTCTTAGGCTGGAAACGAGCATCTATAGTTCCGGTATCACTGCAATGGACGCGAATATGGACACTGATCTCCGGACGAGGGCAGATCAGGATCTCAGGCGGCAGGACATGGACTTTCGGCAGCGTTTTCAGACCAGCGAGTTCGGTGATACGGATCTTCGTGTAAAATCTGACGTGGACCTGCGACAAATATTAAGCTTACCATTTAAACCAGCGCCCGCGCACAAACCATGTACGGAGATCGACGCGAGTATCGCGTCGCATCCGCCGATGCCATACAAAGTTTACGTGGTGGATATACCCAGGCCAGACTATACTGGTCTCAAACTAACGAAAGAAGATGCACAGGTCAAGTATGACCCACGTCTTCGTAAGATTTTCCGCATTGTCCAACCCGAGTTGGCCGATTCACCGATGTCGCCACCGCCACAGATGAAGCAGGAAATACCAAAATCACCACCGCAGTGCACCGTTCGTACAGATCCGCGACGGAAAACGCTCGAGGCAGCCGCTTCCAATCAGCAGTCATCTTCGCAAAACGCGATCAATGCTTCCAAGGGAATGCAACCGCAACCGATGGAAGCGATGGGACCCAATATGGGTCTCGGTCCGGGCATGCAAGTGGGACCGCCTGGTATGCCCGGACCACCATCTGGTGGCATGCCGGGCCCACCACAAGGTATGATGGGCCCAATGGGTCCAAATTACCCGATGAATATGGGCCCAATGAGGCCCATGATGAACCCCGGCCCCATGCCGCCGCCCATGGGCATGCCGCATGGTGGCGGTGGAATGGGTATGAATGGCCCCGTTCCGATGCCTTCTCAGAATCAAATGAATTTTGATCCACGTTTCAACGTGCAACGTAATAACGGAGCTGGATTATTGGGACCCGCACCCGTTCCTTCTTACGATGGAGGCCCTCCTTATCCTTGTGCTAATAGCTACAATAATTTTGGAGGACCTGGCGGTGGCGGAACTGGTGAGTCTAGCATGATGGGATTCAATCCAAATGGCTCGAACGGACCAAATTTTGGTCCGATAGGCGATGATTGGGGTCCGGGCAACAATAGACAGCGTGGTGGTCGTATTCGCCGGAGGAATCGGAATAGGACCAATATAGTGActaataattga
- the Su(sable) gene encoding uncharacterized protein Su(sable) isoform X1: MCTQRIHDGQKEREKNPSMNESRHAKNFWTNNDNDLEDGEIPSDEDDESVVPAANDASEASKPTPKSDPAKNKNFDAKFNKNKKQQSAQTTSKHFLKYKSPTEDWAGDVEKAIKAAMEEDGARNQEPKAKNKNNRNKVRKRVRDEKEEDRNKDQKKRKLSDDENTNEDEDEMLFVRGASPIRKDSQENNNSPRRTNEHENFDSNSDYEERPNINRHRENDSKRGTGRGGGGGGGGGGGGGNGGGSGGRRGGKNERGGKNKTRNQIRNDRNSRRQQNNDHGQEVDTICVYYMQGKCHRGDDCPYSHNALPPRKMELCKFYLMDCCAKRDKCLYMHHDFPCKFFHTGLKCNQGDNCKFSHQPLNEQVKGILLKHLETAPKEILGDFPRLSREGAMLMINNTARSLAQGQDTTNQKIPSLFELNLSAPTEKTDEKEDKEEQINLQKQANMRERKPSGKKTRWGSDEDRVPYEHIMLLQSANELGLQIPNAALGLATQQQAQKQSVAPDFYSERNIELNKSVENTNEDFTKDVGADDILDEPKKRKDVDLRQLLNAKKPPPVYSIADKVASLTKNKLDDESDQDEEAELVIEVPTEDEDKEKEKHLDNEQRDQAHDIYFSCTDEQETVPPHLPKKAQELFMRIQQQQRAAQDSFKNMDNDSSTRTDQIIEDWYSDDEDDDDDDDEDGNLTIVDSSKDEIEPIEKNQNVVVKEEFPSPPPASNMPQPAAIVDKLGDLSKFDISAEVSKLLSTIKAQSSTSNKTQQATNSSQIASKTKSTQDPKSDSEVSSNPRLSPGPSSVAAPVSRDPRMSRDPRQRREIEQKPSSPSISDVKRESQKPLRLETSIYSSGITAMDANMDTDLRTRADQDLRRQDMDFRQRFQTSEFGDTDLRVKSDVDLRQILSLPFKPAPAHKPCTEIDASIASHPPMPYKVYVVDIPRPDYTGLKLTKEDAQVKYDPRLRKIFRIVQPELADSPMSPPPQMKQEIPKSPPQCTVRTDPRRKTLEAAASNQQSSSQNAINASKGMQPQPMEAMGPNMGLGPGMQVGPPGMPGPPSGGMPGPPQGMMGPMGPNYPMNMGPMRPMMNPGPMPPPMGMPHGGGGMGMNGPVPMPSQNQMNFDPRFNVQRNNGAGLLGPAPVPSYDGGPPYPCANSYNNFGGPGGGGTGESSMMGFNPNGSNGPNFGPIGDDWGPGNNRQRGGRIRRRNRNRTNIVTNN, translated from the exons ATGTGCACGCAACGCATACACGAtggacagaaagagagagagaaaaacccTTCAATGAACGAGAGTCGACACGCGAAGAACTTTTGGAC CAATAATGATAACGATTTGGAAGATGGAGAAATTCCATCAGATGAAGACGACGAATCAGTCGTCCCTGCAGCAAATGATGCATCAGAGGCTAGTAAACCAACACCGAAGTCAGATCCtgcaaagaataaaaacttTGATGCAAAGtttaacaagaataaaaagcaGCAGTCTGCACAGACAACTAGTAAGcactttttgaaatataagagTCCAACCGAAGATTGGGCTGGAGATGTTGAAAAAGCCATCAAGGCTGCAATGGAAGAAGATGGAGCAAGAAATCAGGAACCCAAAGcaaagaacaaaaataataggAATAAAGTTCGGAAAAGAGTTCGTGATGAGAAAGAAGAGGATCGAAATAAAGATCAAAAG AAGCGAAAATTGAGTGACGACGAGAACACCAACGAGGATGAAGATGAAATGCTTTTTGTACGAGGAGCCTCACCCATCAGAAAAGATtctcaagaaaataataattctcccAGACGTACAAACGAGCACGAAAATTTTGACAGCAATTCGGATTATGAAGAAAGACCTAATATAAATCGACATAGAGAAAATGATAGCAAACGCGGCACTGGAcgtggaggaggaggaggaggtggTGGAGGTGGAGGTGGAGGAAATGGAGGAGGAAGTGGAG GACGTCGCGGTGGCAAAAATGAACGTGGTGGTAAAAACAAAACTCGGAATCAAATCCGAAACGATCGAAATAGTCGTCGGCAGCAGAATAATGATCATGGGCAGGAAGTAGATACTATCTGTGTATACTACATGCAAGGAAAGTGTCATAGGGGAGACGATTGTCCATATTCGCATAACGCTTTACCACCCAGAAAAATGGaattgtgcaaattttatcttatggATTGTTGTGCTAAACGTGACAAATGTCTGTATATGCATCACGATTTTCCTTGCAAGTTCTTCCATACTGGTCTGAAATGTAATCAGGGAGACAATTGTAAATTCTCGCATCAACCTTTGAATGAACAG gTAAAGGGTATTCTTTTGAAACACTTGGAAACTGCACCAAAGGAAATTCTTGGTGATTTCCCAAGATTAAGTAGAGAGGGTGCAatgttaatgataaataatacagCACGTTCGTTAGCCCAAGGTCAAGATACAACAAATCAAAAGATTCCCAGTCTTTTCGAATTGAATCTATCAGCACCTACAGAAAAAACTGATGAAAAAGAGGACAAAG AAGAACAAATAAATCTACAAAAACAAGCCAACATGAGGGAGAGGAAACCTTCCGGAAAGAAGACGAGATGGGGTTCGGATGAGGATAGAGTTCCCTATGAGCATATTATGCTACTACAATCAGCAAATGAACTTGGTCTTCAAATTCCAAATGCTGCATTAGGTTTAGCCACACAGCAACAAGCACAAAAGCAATCTGTTGCACCAGATTTCTATAgtgaaagaaatatagaattaaataaaagtgtagAAAACACGAATGAAGATTTTACAAAGGATGTAGGAGCAGATGATATATTAGATGag ccgaaaaagagaaaagacgTTGACTTAAGGCAATTACTGAACGCAAAGAAACCACCACCTGTTTATAGTATAGCTGACAAAGTGGCAAGTCTTACGAAAAATAAACTCGATGACGAGAGTGATCAAGACGAAGAAGCGGAACTCGTTATCGAAGTACCGACTGAAGATGAagataaggaaaaagaaaagcatCTCGATAACGAACAAA gaGATCAAGCTCACGACATTTACTTTTCCTGTACGGATGAACAAGAAACAGTGCCGCCTCATTTGCCGAAAAAGGCGCAAGAGCTATTCATGCGAATACAGCAACAGCAACGCGCAGCACAGGACAGTTTCAAAAACATGGATAACGATTCCAGCACACGTACTGATCAAATTATTGAGGATTGGTACTcggacgacgaggacgacgatgacgatgacgatgaagACGGTAATCTTACTATAGTGGACAGTTCAAAGGATGAAATCGAGCCCATCGAGAAAAATCAGAACGTCGTTGTCAAGGAAGAGTTTCCGTCCCCGCCACCCGCGTCCAACATGCCCCAACCGGCTGCTATCGTGGATAAATTAGGCGACTTGAGCAAGTTCGACATTAGTGCCGAAGTGTCTAAGCTGTTATCCACTATAAAAGCTCAAAGCTCAACGAGTAACAAAACGCAACAAGCAACTAACTCGAGCCAAATCGCATCCAAAACTAAATCGACACAAGATCCCAAGTCAGACAGCGAGGTGTCATCTAATCCGAGACTATCACCAGGACCAAGTTCGGTTGCTGCACCTGTGTCAAGAGATCCGCGAATGTCTCGAGATCCCAGGCAGCGTCGAGAAATAGAACAGAAGCCGAGCAGTCCGAGTATATCCGATGTTAAGAGAGAATCACAGAAGCCTCTTAGGCTGGAAACGAGCATCTATAGTTCCGGTATCACTGCAATGGACGCGAATATGGACACTGATCTCCGGACGAGGGCAGATCAGGATCTCAGGCGGCAGGACATGGACTTTCGGCAGCGTTTTCAGACCAGCGAGTTCGGTGATACGGATCTTCGTGTAAAATCTGACGTGGACCTGCGACAAATATTAAGCTTACCATTTAAACCAGCGCCCGCGCACAAACCATGTACGGAGATCGACGCGAGTATCGCGTCGCATCCGCCGATGCCATACAAAGTTTACGTGGTGGATATACCCAGGCCAGACTATACTGGTCTCAAACTAACGAAAGAAGATGCACAGGTCAAGTATGACCCACGTCTTCGTAAGATTTTCCGCATTGTCCAACCCGAGTTGGCCGATTCACCGATGTCGCCACCGCCACAGATGAAGCAGGAAATACCAAAATCACCACCGCAGTGCACCGTTCGTACAGATCCGCGACGGAAAACGCTCGAGGCAGCCGCTTCCAATCAGCAGTCATCTTCGCAAAACGCGATCAATGCTTCCAAGGGAATGCAACCGCAACCGATGGAAGCGATGGGACCCAATATGGGTCTCGGTCCGGGCATGCAAGTGGGACCGCCTGGTATGCCCGGACCACCATCTGGTGGCATGCCGGGCCCACCACAAGGTATGATGGGCCCAATGGGTCCAAATTACCCGATGAATATGGGCCCAATGAGGCCCATGATGAACCCCGGCCCCATGCCGCCGCCCATGGGCATGCCGCATGGTGGCGGTGGAATGGGTATGAATGGCCCCGTTCCGATGCCTTCTCAGAATCAAATGAATTTTGATCCACGTTTCAACGTGCAACGTAATAACGGAGCTGGATTATTGGGACCCGCACCCGTTCCTTCTTACGATGGAGGCCCTCCTTATCCTTGTGCTAATAGCTACAATAATTTTGGAGGACCTGGCGGTGGCGGAACTGGTGAGTCTAGCATGATGGGATTCAATCCAAATGGCTCGAACGGACCAAATTTTGGTCCGATAGGCGATGATTGGGGTCCGGGCAACAATAGACAGCGTGGTGGTCGTATTCGCCGGAGGAATCGGAATAGGACCAATATAGTGActaataattga